A single Tenacibaculum sp. Bg11-29 DNA region contains:
- a CDS encoding DUF1842 domain-containing protein produces the protein MSTTINTAVETVYFKGTMGFVPNLLATIVNFSLLVHPEDHTVSGTVTINVGTDKKTYTGKVTGTVYSTGYNDIVRVLSLNGSIPSDNKLTPLQFPFEANMALKADWSGTGGFSFQGQHEEKVPVTADTFNL, from the coding sequence ATGTCAACAACAATAAACACCGCAGTAGAAACAGTATATTTTAAAGGTACAATGGGCTTTGTTCCGAACCTTTTAGCAACGATCGTTAATTTTTCTTTATTAGTGCACCCAGAAGATCACACCGTAAGTGGAACTGTTACAATTAATGTAGGTACTGATAAAAAAACATACACAGGTAAAGTAACTGGAACTGTTTACTCAACTGGTTATAATGATATCGTTCGAGTACTAAGCTTAAATGGAAGTATTCCTTCTGATAACAAATTAACTCCACTTCAATTTCCTTTTGAAGCAAACATGGCCTTAAAAGCTGATTGGAGTGGTACTGGAGGTTTTTCTTTTCAAGGACAACACGAGGAAAAAGTACCTGTAACAGCAGATACCTTTAATTTATAA
- a CDS encoding AidA/PixA family protein translates to MSKTINILSVIDVETILQQIQNGRLKPGTMSNPTYLGAWSASDNYIYMITALGFIDTDSTTRAGSELRVDARIGDTIQWELTCPGSGLQHNAIIANVIVGDQPSPPSLTRPEERLTLRKIYEQANNGGYQLVRQNDFVSDVLNNGITQYFVEFQIINTTGENLGFFKWDPFVNVMSEDAYKEAKTAFLKKKEAVLA, encoded by the coding sequence ATGTCAAAAACAATAAACATACTTAGCGTAATAGATGTAGAAACTATTTTACAACAAATACAAAACGGACGCTTAAAACCAGGAACTATGAGTAACCCAACTTATTTAGGTGCATGGAGTGCTTCTGATAATTATATATATATGATTACAGCCTTAGGTTTTATTGATACCGACTCAACCACTAGAGCGGGATCGGAATTAAGAGTAGATGCACGTATTGGAGATACCATTCAATGGGAATTAACATGTCCTGGTTCAGGATTACAACATAATGCTATTATAGCAAATGTTATTGTCGGAGATCAACCTTCTCCTCCTTCTTTAACACGTCCAGAAGAAAGATTAACCCTTAGAAAAATTTATGAACAAGCTAATAATGGCGGTTATCAATTAGTTCGTCAAAACGATTTTGTTTCAGATGTTTTAAATAACGGAATTACTCAATATTTTGTTGAATTTCAAATAATAAATACCACTGGTGAAAACCTAGGTTTCTTTAAATGGGATCCTTTTGTAAACGTAATGAGTGAAGATGCATATAAAGAAGCAAAAACTGCATTCTTAAAAAAGAAAGAAGCTGTATTAGCATAA
- a CDS encoding LytTR family DNA-binding domain-containing protein — MDNVNVFIIEDTPAESDRLIKVLEANNYNITGVARNFKEALTKFYQVKVDIVIIDIFLNGVADGISFAETISIIPEASKPFVFLTSSTDREIFKRAKLTQPFSYLMKPFNELEVLYAIEMAVEKFYAQTDVFLDDEEDTIISDEYLFIKKGKSLKKVSISDIIYIEVEEKYCNIITEKEKFVILISLTKILKLLDNTIFYRTHRNFIVNIEKIIEIIPADNLILLQGNYKATLSEKYKSFLKNVRTLK, encoded by the coding sequence ATGGATAATGTTAATGTATTTATTATAGAAGACACACCTGCAGAAAGTGATCGTTTAATTAAAGTGCTAGAAGCCAACAATTATAACATTACAGGGGTTGCCCGAAATTTTAAAGAAGCATTAACTAAATTTTATCAAGTAAAGGTTGACATTGTTATTATAGATATTTTTTTAAATGGTGTCGCTGATGGTATTTCTTTTGCAGAAACAATTAGTATCATTCCTGAAGCGAGTAAACCTTTTGTTTTTTTAACGAGCTCAACAGATCGTGAAATTTTTAAAAGAGCAAAACTAACGCAACCTTTTAGTTATTTAATGAAACCTTTTAATGAACTAGAAGTACTATATGCCATAGAAATGGCAGTAGAAAAATTCTATGCGCAGACTGATGTTTTTTTAGATGACGAAGAAGATACTATTATAAGTGATGAATATTTATTTATAAAGAAAGGAAAATCTTTAAAAAAAGTAAGCATCTCTGATATTATTTATATTGAAGTAGAAGAAAAATATTGCAATATTATTACTGAAAAAGAAAAATTTGTAATCCTTATTTCATTAACAAAAATTCTAAAACTTTTAGATAACACTATATTTTATAGAACACACCGAAATTTTATTGTTAATATCGAAAAGATTATTGAAATTATTCCAGCAGATAATCTAATACTCTTACAAGGAAATTATAAAGCTACCCTTAGCGAAAAATATAAGAGTTTTTTAAAAAATGTACGTACCTTAAAATAA
- a CDS encoding ATP-binding protein — translation MTVKYIQLALLLFFYSLSIKSQKNNSQNFKKLKEEITKVSNQFESDLHFKKANIFFAKKKWDSTLIYTQKQLLVSKNQTLKNFSHFLRGYSFDKKRIFKEAENEYNQISKEFKLYDLVDTYLGSLALEQRKFKKAISHFEVLLDSTENEYNINNKSFIIHNLGLCYLHLKEFGKAEKFLKKSTNFQEIQKDTIKLIGCYGDMATLHYEQYKDNLAIPYFEKAYQLAKQTTNLDLKRSTSKNMSVVEENRKNFQKALIYRKEMEQWKDSLNDQNRIYEVAQKEKEFAVKEKQKEVNILQVKNELQATQRNIFLYAAIGLLVLLGISFYFYREKVKRNKIIALQKEDLDILNATKDKLFSIVSHDLRSSVNALKTSNSVLLDNLASKNIVALGNLLKKNSAIVNGAYGLLDNLLHWALSQTKQGYFEIMATRLFFMVEQMAYNYKPLMLEKNIQFENKVLKKAIAFADQESLKLIIRNLLDNAIKFSNKDGIIKVYSRNEQADYCDLIVEDTGMGMSNNTRLKLLEDTLLLSKKEHETVIGTGLGLQLCKTMVKKNNGKFSIESELGIGTKMIVSLPKKQDNG, via the coding sequence ATGACTGTTAAATACATTCAACTAGCTCTTCTACTCTTTTTTTATTCCCTATCTATTAAATCTCAAAAGAACAATTCTCAAAATTTTAAAAAATTAAAAGAAGAGATCACTAAGGTTTCAAATCAATTTGAATCTGATCTTCACTTTAAAAAGGCAAATATCTTTTTTGCCAAAAAAAAATGGGATTCCACGTTAATTTACACACAAAAACAACTTCTTGTAAGTAAAAATCAAACTCTAAAAAACTTCTCTCATTTTTTAAGAGGTTATAGTTTTGATAAAAAAAGAATATTTAAAGAAGCCGAAAACGAGTACAATCAAATTTCTAAAGAATTTAAACTATATGATTTGGTTGACACATATCTTGGATCATTAGCTTTAGAACAACGCAAATTTAAGAAAGCAATATCTCATTTTGAAGTTCTATTAGATTCTACTGAAAACGAATATAATATTAATAATAAAAGTTTTATAATTCATAACTTAGGACTATGCTATTTACATCTTAAGGAATTTGGAAAGGCAGAAAAATTCTTAAAAAAAAGTACAAACTTTCAAGAAATACAAAAAGACACCATTAAGCTAATCGGATGCTATGGGGATATGGCTACTTTACACTACGAACAGTATAAAGATAATTTAGCTATCCCTTATTTTGAAAAAGCTTATCAACTAGCAAAGCAAACAACTAATTTAGATTTAAAAAGATCTACTTCTAAAAATATGTCCGTTGTAGAAGAAAATCGTAAAAATTTTCAAAAAGCATTGATTTACAGGAAAGAAATGGAGCAATGGAAAGATTCTTTAAACGATCAAAATAGAATTTACGAAGTAGCTCAAAAAGAAAAAGAATTTGCTGTTAAGGAAAAACAAAAAGAGGTAAACATATTACAAGTTAAAAATGAACTACAAGCAACGCAACGTAACATCTTTTTATATGCTGCTATTGGTTTATTAGTACTTTTGGGTATTAGTTTTTATTTTTACAGAGAAAAAGTAAAACGAAATAAAATAATCGCCCTTCAAAAAGAAGATTTAGATATTTTAAACGCTACAAAAGACAAACTTTTCTCTATTGTTAGTCACGATTTACGTTCATCAGTAAATGCTTTAAAAACCAGTAATAGTGTTTTATTAGATAATTTAGCTTCTAAAAATATTGTCGCCCTCGGTAATTTATTGAAAAAAAATAGCGCTATTGTTAACGGAGCTTATGGTTTGTTAGATAATTTGTTGCATTGGGCATTGTCGCAAACCAAACAAGGGTATTTTGAAATAATGGCTACTCGTTTATTTTTTATGGTTGAGCAAATGGCATATAACTACAAACCATTAATGCTTGAGAAAAACATCCAGTTTGAAAACAAAGTACTAAAGAAAGCCATTGCTTTTGCCGATCAAGAATCATTAAAATTGATTATAAGAAACTTACTAGATAATGCCATAAAATTTTCTAATAAAGATGGAATCATCAAAGTATATTCAAGAAATGAGCAAGCAGATTATTGCGATTTAATTGTTGAAGATACAGGTATGGGAATGAGTAATAATACTCGTTTAAAACTTTTAGAAGATACATTACTTTTATCTAAAAAAGAACACGAAACAGTTATTGGAACCGGATTAGGATTGCAATTATGTAAAACAATGGTTAAAAAAAATAATGGTAAATTCTCTATAGAAAGTGAATTAGGCATAGGTACAAAAATGATTGTATCTTTACCTAAAAAACAAGATAATGGATAA
- a CDS encoding Bax inhibitor-1/YccA family protein, translated as MSVFGLRTSNPAFNRFFWKKQYSSNSKAKMSVGGIILKSLLMLCLVVATASYTWHLFFNAVTTKWYTAIGMFVAIFYSLFISFKHSAAKYLLPIYALAKGFFLGGISAIAHQRFPNLPFQAIGVTLVTFFVMLLLYKWKLIRVTRKFRAIIITATASIFMFYFIGWILRFIGINVPYLWGTSWFAIGFNVIAAIIASFSLLLDFYYIDKQVGRYPKEREWLATWGLLITLVWLYVEVLRLMKKLAIRF; from the coding sequence ATGAGCGTATTTGGTTTACGTACTTCAAATCCTGCTTTTAACCGTTTCTTTTGGAAAAAACAATACAGTAGTAACTCTAAAGCAAAAATGTCAGTTGGTGGCATTATCTTAAAATCGCTTTTAATGTTATGTTTAGTTGTAGCTACAGCTTCTTATACTTGGCATTTGTTTTTTAACGCAGTAACTACTAAATGGTATACGGCTATCGGAATGTTTGTCGCTATTTTTTATAGTTTATTTATTTCTTTTAAACATAGTGCTGCTAAATACTTACTTCCTATCTATGCTTTAGCAAAAGGCTTTTTTTTAGGCGGAATTAGCGCTATTGCACATCAACGTTTTCCGAATTTACCTTTTCAAGCTATCGGAGTTACCTTGGTTACCTTTTTTGTTATGTTACTACTTTATAAATGGAAATTAATTCGTGTAACCAGAAAATTTAGAGCTATCATTATTACTGCCACAGCAAGTATTTTCATGTTTTATTTTATTGGATGGATTTTACGTTTTATAGGTATTAATGTTCCGTATTTATGGGGAACTTCTTGGTTTGCAATCGGGTTTAATGTTATTGCAGCAATTATTGCTTCTTTTAGTTTACTCCTCGATTTTTATTATATCGACAAGCAAGTTGGTCGCTACCCAAAGGAACGTGAATGGTTAGCTACTTGGGGATTATTAATTACCCTTGTTTGGTTGTATGTTGAAGTGTTACGATTAATGAAAAAATTAGCGATACGGTTTTAG
- the ruvC gene encoding crossover junction endodeoxyribonuclease RuvC, whose amino-acid sequence MKTEKIILGVDPGTSIMGFGIIKVVGKKMEFVQMNELILKKYDDHYIKLKLIFERTIELIDTYHPDEVALEAPFFGKNVQSMLKLGRAQGVAMAAALSRDIPVTEYAPLKIKMAITGNGKSSKEQVALMLKSLLNLKTLPKNLDATDGLAAAVCHHYNSGRVVGGKNYTGWAAFVKQNEKRVKK is encoded by the coding sequence TTGAAGACAGAAAAAATCATATTAGGTGTTGACCCAGGTACAAGTATCATGGGGTTTGGAATTATAAAAGTTGTAGGAAAAAAAATGGAATTCGTTCAAATGAATGAATTGATTTTAAAAAAATACGACGACCATTATATAAAACTAAAATTAATTTTTGAGCGTACAATTGAATTAATAGATACGTATCACCCAGATGAAGTTGCTTTAGAAGCGCCTTTTTTTGGTAAAAACGTACAGTCGATGCTAAAGTTAGGGCGTGCACAAGGTGTGGCAATGGCAGCAGCATTATCACGTGATATTCCTGTTACAGAATATGCACCACTTAAAATAAAAATGGCAATTACTGGTAACGGAAAATCTAGTAAAGAACAAGTCGCGTTAATGCTAAAATCGTTATTAAACTTAAAAACCTTACCTAAAAACTTAGATGCAACTGATGGTTTAGCTGCAGCGGTTTGTCATCATTACAACTCAGGTAGAGTTGTTGGCGGTAAAAATTATACAGGTTGGGCAGCGTTTGTAAAGCAGAATGAAAAAAGAGTTAAGAAATAG
- a CDS encoding P-loop NTPase fold protein, producing MSFINSSPIDKNEDDFFNFRHYAKKVQKIIQNNSDNTEPLTIGIYGKWGEGKTSFLNLVEKQIDLGEKVEGQKGILKYHFNPWRYSTEDGMLFDFFNGLSKMMFVEQDTEVQKIAKRITEYYNYIEKIKLKGKVGLATRIIYSLANVFKKKDITLDKLIEAINTKLKNSKYKIVVFIDDIDRLDKEEIYTILKLIKLNANFSNFVYIIALDKDHVAKAIGQRYGEGSEDGELFLEKIINIPIHLPKIETTDFKEFFKTKLEIIIKNLGFLDSKKEEFKEIGRDFRVSYFNNGREIIRVLNSFFVSAFAIGEEVNLRDLLWIEYLKVKYSNVFNYIKKYNFLNSEKKTITIVDFFGEAGGLGDSYEILTGESNNIIRLLFPDEYDDLLEQRLEKNVDYVKLRQKGLRVNSIEHFEKYFSYHMEGKVSVVKNRKILQYLIDKNEKELESALIDLRDKYNLEAHRFYSVIEDLIIEDSINHMFFYDFIFSNLNLFPKTEKDIFGSTYLLKMIELIASILDKNNNSEGIIELAKKLSLYHLCYFTRTIELKTAIKKELEKLIVRKTKEEYLGKPIPFFYDLTKEHSHYKMMMSLWEENDKDSFNKYIDNNTKSFQNILKLIRNFPAFSTTGFFIDLEKQNYEYMTTLIDVDLVYKRIEEHKPELIKKIDINYRASFSMRNRPSEQENVEQFIYHYKKDKNLLN from the coding sequence ATGAGTTTTATTAATAGTTCCCCGATAGATAAAAATGAAGATGACTTTTTCAACTTTAGGCATTATGCTAAAAAAGTTCAAAAGATAATTCAAAATAATTCAGATAATACAGAACCTTTAACTATTGGTATTTATGGTAAATGGGGTGAGGGTAAAACGTCATTTTTAAATTTAGTTGAAAAGCAAATTGATTTAGGTGAAAAAGTAGAAGGGCAAAAAGGAATTTTAAAATATCATTTTAATCCTTGGAGGTATAGTACCGAAGATGGAATGCTTTTTGATTTTTTTAATGGGCTTTCAAAAATGATGTTTGTAGAACAAGATACTGAAGTTCAAAAAATAGCTAAAAGAATAACAGAGTATTATAATTACATAGAGAAAATAAAGCTAAAAGGAAAAGTAGGATTAGCTACAAGAATAATCTATTCTTTAGCAAATGTTTTTAAGAAAAAGGATATAACTTTAGATAAGTTAATTGAAGCAATAAATACTAAACTAAAGAATTCTAAATATAAAATTGTCGTATTTATAGATGATATTGATCGTCTTGATAAAGAAGAAATATATACTATTTTAAAGCTGATAAAATTAAATGCCAACTTTAGTAATTTTGTGTATATCATAGCCTTAGATAAAGATCATGTTGCTAAAGCAATTGGGCAACGTTATGGAGAAGGTAGTGAAGATGGTGAGTTGTTTTTGGAAAAGATAATTAATATTCCAATTCATTTACCAAAAATTGAAACTACAGATTTTAAAGAGTTTTTCAAAACAAAACTTGAAATAATAATTAAAAATTTAGGTTTCTTAGATAGTAAAAAAGAAGAATTTAAAGAAATTGGAAGAGATTTTAGAGTATCGTATTTTAATAACGGTAGAGAAATAATAAGGGTTCTTAATAGTTTTTTTGTGAGTGCTTTTGCAATAGGCGAAGAAGTTAATCTAAGAGATTTACTTTGGATTGAGTATCTAAAAGTAAAATATAGCAATGTTTTTAATTATATAAAAAAATATAATTTTCTTAATTCAGAGAAAAAAACAATAACAATTGTTGATTTTTTTGGAGAAGCTGGGGGTCTGGGAGACAGCTATGAAATACTCACAGGAGAATCTAATAATATTATAAGGTTATTATTTCCAGATGAATATGATGATTTATTAGAGCAAAGGCTGGAGAAAAACGTAGATTATGTTAAATTAAGACAAAAAGGTTTAAGGGTAAATTCTATAGAACATTTTGAGAAATATTTTTCATATCATATGGAGGGAAAAGTTTCTGTTGTAAAAAACAGGAAAATACTTCAATATCTAATTGATAAAAATGAAAAAGAGTTAGAAAGTGCTCTTATTGATTTGAGAGATAAATATAATTTAGAAGCTCATCGTTTTTACAGTGTTATAGAAGACTTAATAATTGAAGATAGTATAAATCATATGTTTTTCTATGATTTCATATTTTCAAATTTAAATTTATTTCCAAAGACAGAAAAAGATATTTTTGGGTCGACCTACTTATTAAAAATGATAGAGTTAATTGCTTCTATTTTAGATAAAAATAATAATAGTGAAGGTATTATTGAATTAGCAAAAAAGTTAAGTCTTTACCACTTGTGTTATTTTACAAGGACAATTGAATTAAAAACAGCAATTAAAAAGGAATTAGAGAAGTTGATTGTACGTAAAACAAAAGAAGAATATTTAGGCAAACCTATTCCTTTTTTTTACGATTTAACAAAAGAGCATTCCCATTATAAAATGATGATGTCTTTATGGGAAGAGAATGATAAAGATTCATTTAATAAATACATCGATAATAATACTAAAAGCTTTCAAAATATATTAAAATTAATAAGAAACTTTCCCGCTTTTTCCACTACAGGTTTTTTTATTGATTTAGAAAAACAAAATTACGAGTATATGACAACTTTAATTGATGTAGACCTTGTTTATAAAAGAATTGAAGAACATAAACCTGAATTAATAAAAAAAATAGATATTAATTATAGGGCGTCTTTTTCAATGAGAAATAGACCGTCAGAACAAGAAAACGTAGAGCAATTTATTTATCATTATAAAAAAGATAAAAACTTACTAAACTAA
- the hemW gene encoding radical SAM family heme chaperone HemW yields the protein MAGIYLHIPFCKQACFYCDFHFSTSLKKKDELVLCMVKELELRKEELVNETIETIYFGGGTPSLLSKEEIETLLKAIHQNYTVIENPEITLEANPDDLSEAKILELAKSPINRLSIGVQSFFEEDLKSMNRAHNSREAKECLSMATRYFDNITVDLIYGVPNMSNKRWKENLQIAFDFGVNHISSYALTVEPKTVLDSFVKNGKYPAPDETEAKEHFDILVAETAKNGFVHYEISNFGKPDYFSKHNTSYWLGKKYIGIGPSAHSFSKTHRSWNIANNAKYIKELQEGNLPNESEELTKEDQFNEYLMTGLRTIWGVSLNKVAEEFREQLVISSKKFIDEGLLVIARETKQSVSSLSKYNEDRVLKTTPKGKFLADGLASELFIVK from the coding sequence TTGGCAGGAATCTATTTACACATACCGTTTTGCAAGCAAGCATGTTTTTATTGCGATTTCCACTTCTCAACATCTTTAAAGAAGAAAGATGAGTTGGTGTTGTGCATGGTAAAAGAGCTGGAGCTACGTAAAGAAGAATTAGTAAACGAAACCATAGAAACTATTTATTTCGGGGGAGGAACACCTTCTTTACTGTCAAAAGAAGAAATAGAAACGTTATTAAAAGCAATTCATCAGAATTATACCGTAATTGAAAACCCTGAGATTACTTTAGAAGCGAATCCAGATGATTTATCTGAAGCTAAAATTTTAGAATTAGCAAAATCACCAATTAATAGATTAAGTATTGGTGTACAATCTTTTTTTGAAGAAGATTTAAAAAGTATGAATCGTGCGCATAATTCAAGAGAAGCAAAAGAATGTTTGTCTATGGCGACTCGCTATTTTGATAATATTACGGTGGATTTAATTTATGGTGTTCCGAATATGAGTAACAAACGTTGGAAAGAGAACTTACAAATAGCGTTTGATTTTGGCGTGAATCATATTTCAAGTTATGCCTTAACAGTTGAACCTAAAACGGTACTAGATAGTTTTGTGAAAAACGGAAAATATCCCGCACCAGATGAAACCGAAGCAAAAGAGCATTTTGATATTTTGGTAGCAGAAACCGCTAAAAACGGATTTGTACATTACGAGATATCAAATTTTGGAAAGCCTGATTATTTTTCAAAACATAATACAAGTTATTGGTTGGGTAAAAAGTACATCGGTATTGGTCCGTCGGCACATTCGTTTAGTAAAACACATCGTAGTTGGAATATAGCGAATAACGCAAAATATATAAAAGAGCTTCAAGAAGGTAATTTACCGAATGAAAGTGAAGAACTAACAAAAGAAGATCAGTTTAATGAATATTTAATGACTGGTTTGCGAACTATTTGGGGCGTTTCATTAAATAAAGTAGCTGAAGAATTTAGAGAACAATTAGTAATTTCGTCAAAGAAGTTTATAGATGAAGGTTTACTCGTTATTGCGAGAGAAACGAAGCAATCTGTATCTTCTTTATCGAAATATAATGAAGATAGAGTATTAAAAACCACTCCAAAAGGAAAGTTTTTAGCAGATGGTTTAGCTTCAGAATTATTTATAGTTAAATAA
- a CDS encoding cyclase family protein → MIAEIQHKSKKYQIDLSKPLDISIAIDVSKENVNAWYLEDPKISPVTSGDWVGSVAEGADVNFNNISFNPHAHITHTECVGHITKEVYSVNKNLNRFFFLAEVVTITPKELKNGDFVITKEQLEKALNGKSVEAIVIRTLPNSDNKISAKYSNTNPPYLLEAAAIFLKESNVEHLLIDLPSVDQEKDEGGLLAHNAFWNTKGRLRMQATITEFTFVPNEIKDGDYFLNLMIAPFENDATPSKPILYKIEK, encoded by the coding sequence ATGATTGCAGAGATACAACACAAATCAAAAAAATATCAAATAGATTTATCTAAACCCTTAGATATTTCTATAGCAATAGATGTTTCAAAAGAAAATGTAAATGCATGGTATTTAGAGGATCCAAAGATTTCACCTGTTACGTCAGGAGATTGGGTAGGTAGTGTAGCAGAAGGAGCAGATGTTAATTTTAATAATATATCATTCAATCCGCATGCGCATATAACACATACCGAGTGTGTTGGTCATATTACCAAAGAAGTGTATTCTGTTAATAAAAATTTAAATAGATTTTTCTTTTTAGCTGAGGTGGTAACAATTACGCCTAAAGAGTTAAAAAATGGAGATTTTGTTATTACCAAAGAACAACTAGAAAAAGCTTTAAATGGTAAGAGTGTAGAAGCAATAGTAATTAGAACTTTACCAAATTCAGATAATAAAATATCGGCGAAATATTCAAATACAAATCCGCCATATTTATTAGAAGCCGCAGCTATATTTTTAAAAGAAAGTAATGTTGAGCATTTATTAATAGATTTACCTTCGGTAGATCAAGAAAAAGATGAGGGTGGATTATTAGCCCACAATGCTTTTTGGAATACTAAGGGTAGGTTACGAATGCAAGCTACAATTACTGAGTTTACATTCGTACCTAATGAAATAAAAGACGGGGATTATTTTTTAAACTTAATGATAGCTCCATTTGAAAACGATGCTACGCCAAGTAAACCAATTTTGTATAAAATCGAAAAGTAG
- a CDS encoding MFS transporter: protein MKKLYFNYLDTFKGLSKEVWWLALITLINRAGTMVIPFLSLYLTKDLDFSLKDVGWIMSCFGAGSVLGSWLGGRLTDKIGSYKVMKTSLFLTGLLFIALQFVTTFYGFCIGIFLVMLVADTFRPAMFVALSAYSKPENKTRSVTLIRLAINLGFSAGPAVGGIIITSLSYGGLFWVDGITCILATLLLVKVLNPKKAKVLDEVKVENPVSVFSDKAFWVFFVAMFIFGFVFLQYFSTIPLYYKDAHHLSELEIGLLMGLNGFLIFLLEMPLIKWLEESKYSKERLMFVGLFLTGISFLVLNLTGWVGILIVGMLFMTIGEMIAFPFSNAFVMERAKKGNQGEYMAYYSIAFSLAHIFGHNSGMQMVAALGFDKTWWIVTLISVIGLFFLFILTRVVKQEKVKK from the coding sequence ATGAAAAAACTATATTTTAATTATTTAGATACTTTTAAAGGTCTCTCGAAAGAAGTATGGTGGTTGGCTCTAATCACATTAATAAATAGAGCAGGTACAATGGTAATTCCGTTTTTGTCGTTGTATTTAACCAAAGATTTAGATTTTAGTTTAAAAGATGTAGGTTGGATTATGAGCTGTTTCGGAGCAGGGTCGGTATTAGGATCTTGGTTAGGAGGAAGGTTAACCGATAAAATAGGGTCGTATAAAGTAATGAAAACAAGTTTGTTCTTAACAGGATTGTTATTTATTGCGTTACAATTTGTAACTACGTTTTACGGGTTTTGTATTGGTATATTTTTAGTAATGTTGGTGGCGGATACTTTTAGACCAGCAATGTTTGTGGCTTTAAGTGCTTATAGTAAACCAGAAAATAAAACACGTTCGGTAACACTTATACGTTTAGCAATTAATTTAGGTTTTTCTGCAGGGCCAGCAGTAGGAGGGATTATCATAACCTCGTTAAGTTATGGTGGGTTGTTTTGGGTAGATGGTATTACCTGTATTTTAGCTACATTATTACTCGTAAAAGTATTGAATCCTAAAAAAGCGAAAGTATTAGATGAGGTAAAAGTAGAGAATCCAGTTTCTGTATTTTCAGATAAGGCATTTTGGGTGTTTTTTGTTGCGATGTTTATTTTTGGATTTGTGTTCTTGCAATATTTTTCAACAATACCATTGTATTATAAAGATGCACACCATTTATCGGAACTAGAAATTGGTTTACTAATGGGATTAAACGGATTTTTAATTTTCTTATTAGAAATGCCATTAATAAAATGGTTAGAAGAAAGTAAGTACTCAAAAGAACGCTTAATGTTCGTTGGTTTGTTTTTAACAGGAATAAGTTTTTTAGTATTAAACTTAACTGGTTGGGTAGGTATTTTAATTGTAGGAATGTTATTTATGACGATAGGAGAAATGATTGCTTTTCCGTTTTCGAATGCCTTTGTAATGGAGAGAGCTAAAAAAGGAAATCAAGGAGAGTATATGGCATATTATAGTATTGCATTTTCTTTAGCCCATATTTTTGGGCACAACTCAGGAATGCAAATGGTAGCTGCTTTAGGCTTTGATAAAACATGGTGGATTGTAACCTTAATATCAGTAATAGGCTTATTCTTTTTATTTATCTTAACAAGAGTTGTTAAGCAAGAAAAGGTAAAAAAATGA
- a CDS encoding VOC family protein — protein MNLNQITIPSLNVEESTIFYIKLGLHLIVDASPRYVRFEVPDGDATFSVHKVDELPKGDCIKVYFEDENLDKLVEELQDKGIVFSQLPKDETWLWREAHLLDPDGNKIILFKAGKNRKNPPWRIN, from the coding sequence ATGAATTTAAATCAAATTACAATCCCGTCTTTAAATGTAGAAGAATCAACAATATTTTATATAAAACTAGGTTTGCATCTTATTGTAGATGCAAGCCCTAGATATGTTCGCTTTGAAGTACCAGATGGTGATGCTACTTTTTCTGTTCATAAAGTAGATGAATTACCAAAAGGCGATTGTATTAAAGTATATTTTGAAGATGAAAATTTAGATAAATTAGTTGAAGAACTTCAAGATAAAGGAATTGTGTTTTCTCAATTACCAAAAGATGAAACATGGTTATGGAGAGAAGCACATTTGTTAGATCCTGATGGCAATAAAATTATTTTGTTTAAAGCAGGCAAGAATAGAAAAAATCCGCCTTGGCGAATAAATTAG